The proteins below are encoded in one region of Myxocyprinus asiaticus isolate MX2 ecotype Aquarium Trade chromosome 13, UBuf_Myxa_2, whole genome shotgun sequence:
- the LOC127450746 gene encoding gastrula zinc finger protein XlCGF8.2DB-like: MFVKGTSMEMSDPESSRMKNEEQRGLMEVKEESEELNVQEKHQYLKTHIIATDEKTLSHSQTEEKFSQSSTERTEVQKPFICPQCGKSFTHKGHLNDHMKIHTGEKPFICLQCGKSFKRKRNLTAHFITHNEEKPFVCPRCGKRFKRKEQLNEHILIHGGEKAFICPQCGKRFTRQKHLCDHMRIHTGEGLFTCLQCGKNFIHKELLDQHKRIHTGEKPFICHECGKSFSWSSSLRMHLLHAHSGIKQFKCDQCSKKFVLASYLKKHMKVHTNEKPFLCSVCGKSFLWRECFKVHQKMHAGVKTHVCFVCGNAFITAGSLKKHQRVHTEEKT; the protein is encoded by the exons ATGTTTGTTAAAGGGACGAGTATGGAGATGAGTGATCCAGAATCATCCAGAATGAAAaatgaggaacaaagag gcctgatggaagtgaaagaggaaagtgaAGAATTGAATGTGCAGGAGAAACATCAGTATCTGAAAACTCACATTATCGCTACTGATGAAAAAACCTTGAGTCACTCACAGACTGAAGAGAAATTCTCACAAAGCAGCACTGAAAGAACAGAAGTCCAAAAGCCTTTCATctgtcctcagtgtggaaagagttttacacataAAGGTCACCTTAATGATCATATgaaaattcatactggagaaaagcctttcatctgccttcagtgtggaaagagtttcaaacgCAAAAGAAATCTTACTGCTCACTTCATTACTCACAATGAAGAAAAGCCCTTCGTCTGCCCTCGGTGTGGAAAGAGATTCAAACGTAAAGAACAACTTAATGAACACATATTAATTCACGGTGGAGAGAAAGCATTCATCTGCCCGCAgtgtggaaagagattcacacgTCAGAAACACCTTTGtgatcacatgagaattcacactggagagggCCTTTTcacctgccttcagtgtggaaagaatttCATTCATAAAGAACTCCTTGATCAACACAAAagaattcacacaggagagaaacctttcatTTGCCAtgaatgtggaaagagtttctccTGGTCAAGCAGTCTCAGAATGCATCTGCTCCACGCTCACTCTGGAATAAAGCAATTTAAATGTGATCAGTGcagtaaaaaatttgttttagcaTCATAcctaaaaaaacacatgaaagttCATACAAATGAAAAGCCTTTCTTGTGTTctgtttgtggaaagagttttttaTGGCGTGAATGTTTTAAAGTGCACCAGAAAATGCACGCAGGTGTGAAAACTCATGTGTGCTTTGTATGTGGAAATGCCTTTATTACAGCCGGCTCCTTGAAAAAGCACCAAAGAGTCCATACTGAAGAAAAAACTTAa